A window of Variovorax paradoxus genomic DNA:
CCGGCGCAAGCCTTCTTCTCGCTCTTCTGCGCTGGCGTTGGCGCTGTCGAGTATCCGGTCGCAGAGTTCGAGCACATCTTTGGTGATGCGCTCGTAGCGGTAGTAGGCCAGCGCGACCGCGTCGATGTCCGCCGGGCCATAGCCTTCGTTGAACAGCGCTTGCTGCCCGGGCTGGTTCCACGTGTTGCCGACGCCGCCGCCGATGAACATCAGGTCGCGCTCCTTCGGCGCGAGGATCGGCGCGTGCCAGCCGACGATGGCCAGCCGTTCTCCATCGCCCGCGAGGACGTTGCCCGCATGGATGTCCGAGTGGCACGGCACGAGCCGGGGCGGGCGTTCGAGCAGGATGGACGCCAGTTGCTCGCTGCGGTAGACGACGGTGTCGATCTCTTCGGCATGCTCTTCCCAGAACGCGAGAAAGCGCTGGACGATGCCGTCGCCAGCGATGCCGTTGATGAAGCGGCGCTGATAGCGGCGAACGCCTTCGCGCCATTGGTGCGCGTAGCTTTCCTTGGGGAGGCTGGCGAGCAGGGCTTCGGGCAGTTCGCTGCGGTGGATGGCGGCGAGCGCTGCGCCGAGTGCGATCCATTGCCGATCGGACAGGGCGCGGTCGAAGCCGTTCTGGCCGTCGAAGAAGGGGTAGAGCGCCCAGTCGAGGCCTTGGCTTTGGGTGCTCAGCGCGCCGTCTGCCGTAGGTATGGGGGCGATCACGGGCTCGATGCCCTTGTCGTGATGAAGAAAGGCGGGGAGGGCGAGAGTGGACGGATTGACGTCGCTGCGGCGCAACTGCAGGAAGTACGGCGTGCCGTCATCCGCCTGAACACGGAAGGCCGCTGATCCGATGCCTGCTCCCCGTGGCAGGAATTCGGACCGCGTGATGCGAAGCCGGTAGGCCTGCGCAAGATGTCGGGCGATGGTCTCGTGCGAGATGTCGGGTGGCGTCAGCATGCGATCACTGTAGCGCCTGACGCATGTTCTGCCTCAATGCAGAGGATACGAATCCAGTGGCTCATGACGAAACGGGCGGGTGAAGTGCGAGCGGACCAGGCGGAATTCACTGGCGGTCCAGTGAATCGGTTCGAGGGACATGGGGCCGGCGGCGCGCTCTGAATTGCGTGCGATCGTGATGTGCGGCGTCCATCCGCCGGAGAGCCGCGAGGAGAAGCCCGAGCGCCGCAGCGCAAGGCTGATGTCGTGCTGCAGGCGGCGCAGCCCTTGGTGTTCCGAGAGTTGCACGACCGAGACTGGATCCTCGTTGTCGACCCACGTGCACGAGCGGTCGAGCGTGAGATCCAGCGGCTGCATCGTCACGCCGGCAAGAGCGGCGCGCAGGTGCCGCTCCGCGTC
This region includes:
- a CDS encoding phosphotransferase, with amino-acid sequence MLTPPDISHETIARHLAQAYRLRITRSEFLPRGAGIGSAAFRVQADDGTPYFLQLRRSDVNPSTLALPAFLHHDKGIEPVIAPIPTADGALSTQSQGLDWALYPFFDGQNGFDRALSDRQWIALGAALAAIHRSELPEALLASLPKESYAHQWREGVRRYQRRFINGIAGDGIVQRFLAFWEEHAEEIDTVVYRSEQLASILLERPPRLVPCHSDIHAGNVLAGDGERLAIVGWHAPILAPKERDLMFIGGGVGNTWNQPGQQALFNEGYGPADIDAVALAYYRYERITKDVLELCDRILDSANASAEEREEGLRRMQSLFVPNGVVAIAHQSYDAVT
- a CDS encoding 2'-5' RNA ligase family protein — encoded protein: MTESRQLLIGLFPTEPVQAAIHAHRQDWWWPKRCSFPPQERLHLTLQYLDDQQGDAERHLRAALAGVTMQPLDLTLDRSCTWVDNEDPVSVVQLSEHQGLRRLQHDISLALRRSGFSSRLSGGWTPHITIARNSERAAGPMSLEPIHWTASEFRLVRSHFTRPFRHEPLDSYPLH